Proteins from a single region of Gammaproteobacteria bacterium:
- a CDS encoding IS630 family transposase, whose protein sequence is MVTGRPKPALMLSVQEREQLQSMARSRSLPAALVQRAKLVLACAAEPSNRAVAHLLGVHAATVGKWRSRFIERRITGLHDELRAGKPRSIDDERIAELIRRTLDTKPRAGTHWSVRGMAAEAGLSKSAVQRFFKLFGLQPHRTRGFKLSTDAFFVEKLRDVVGLYLHPPDKAIVLSVDEKSQCQALARTQPMLPLGLGYVEGITHDYERHGTTMLFAALNVLDGRVLAQCKPRHRHQEFLSFLRHIEANVPAELEVHLVLDYGTHKHPKVKAWLARRPRWHLHFTPTYASWLNQVERFFALITGQAIRRGSFTSVKELIAKIDHFITHHNQNAQPFVWTATADSILAKLARLCQRISGTGHSLTRLRALL, encoded by the coding sequence CGATCGCGTTCGCTGCCGGCCGCGCTGGTGCAGCGTGCCAAGCTGGTGTTGGCGTGCGCTGCTGAGCCCAGCAATCGAGCGGTGGCGCACCTGCTGGGCGTGCATGCGGCCACGGTAGGCAAGTGGCGCAGCCGCTTTATTGAGCGGCGTATCACGGGGCTGCACGATGAGTTGCGTGCGGGCAAGCCGCGTTCGATTGACGATGAGCGGATTGCCGAGTTGATTCGTCGCACGCTGGATACCAAGCCGCGGGCTGGTACGCACTGGAGCGTGCGCGGCATGGCGGCCGAGGCGGGGCTGTCGAAGAGTGCGGTGCAGCGCTTTTTCAAGCTCTTTGGCCTGCAACCGCACCGCACGCGTGGCTTCAAGCTCTCGACCGATGCGTTCTTTGTGGAAAAGCTGCGCGATGTGGTGGGGCTGTACCTGCATCCGCCGGACAAGGCCATCGTGCTGTCGGTGGACGAGAAATCGCAGTGCCAAGCACTGGCGCGCACGCAGCCGATGCTGCCTTTGGGACTGGGCTATGTCGAAGGCATCACGCATGACTATGAGCGCCATGGCACGACCATGCTGTTCGCCGCCCTCAACGTGCTGGATGGCAGAGTACTGGCGCAGTGCAAACCGCGCCACCGGCATCAGGAATTTTTGTCCTTTTTGCGACATATTGAAGCCAACGTCCCGGCTGAGTTGGAGGTGCATTTGGTGCTCGACTACGGCACCCACAAACATCCCAAGGTCAAGGCTTGGCTGGCGCGACGCCCAAGATGGCATCTGCACTTCACCCCGACTTACGCGTCTTGGCTCAACCAAGTTGAGCGCTTCTTTGCGCTCATTACCGGCCAAGCCATCCGGCGCGGCTCGTTCACAAGCGTCAAAGAACTGATCGCCAAGATCGATCACTTCATTACTCACCACAACCAAAATGCGCAACCCTTCGTGTGGACCGCTACCGCCGATTCGATCTTAGCCAAGCTGGCTAGACTATGCCAGCGTATTTCTGGGACAGGACATAGCCTCACGCGCTTGCGAGCACTGCTATAA
- a CDS encoding Rne/Rng family ribonuclease translates to MKRILINATQQEELRVAMVDGQKLYDLDIELPSREQRKSNIYKGTVTRVEPSLEAAFVNYGAERHGFLPLKEIVRSAFESTDLDNGDKRSIRDLLKEGQELVVQVEREERGNKGAALTTFISLAGRYLVLMPNNPRAGGVSRRIEGEERDEIREALSQIEIPPGMGVIVRTAGVGRSQEELQWDLDYLTTLWEAIQRASAEKSAPFLVHQESNVILRALRDHLRNDIGEIMVDDASVFAQASEFMKHVMPHNLKKLKLYEDRVPLFNRYQVESQIESAFERIVYLPSGGVIAIDHTEALESVDINSARATKGGDIEETALNTNLEAADEISRQLRLRDVGGLIVIDFIDMASGKNQREVETRLRDALRLDRARVQVGRISRFGLLEMSRQRLRPSLGESSQIVCPRCSGHGNIRGVESLALSVLRLMEEEAMKDKTGRVVAQVPVEITSFLLNEKRAMIADIENRHQVQLIVVPNPNMETPHFQVSRYRADDEEFKGKSSYELVTPEAPPAPLLGRQRAAFETPAVQAIVPTHPAPAPAPEHLPESIKDGFFVRLWRNMFAVGTETPAPPAKTAAKVESRRSPRPHNGRSQTGSSRARGKNSRETSREPAKSKPATSDSNTNEIEPRKPPQTEPNTQETKPSSGSRRRSRGGARRRRKPQDGAPSTQSADKSNQSSDTSDAGSGPVPGNPSGPPPAQVDSGHTSARDEETHKAPPATSPAQPDRPSQESSPPTPGEPAERPQSPEKKVDA, encoded by the coding sequence ATGAAACGAATTTTGATCAACGCAACGCAGCAGGAAGAACTGCGCGTGGCGATGGTGGATGGGCAGAAATTATACGATCTGGATATTGAGCTGCCCTCACGGGAGCAACGCAAGTCCAATATTTATAAGGGTACCGTCACACGGGTAGAGCCCAGCCTGGAGGCCGCGTTCGTCAATTATGGCGCGGAACGTCACGGCTTTCTGCCGCTAAAGGAAATCGTGCGTAGCGCGTTCGAGTCCACCGACCTGGACAACGGCGACAAGCGCTCTATCAGGGACCTGCTGAAAGAAGGCCAGGAACTGGTCGTGCAGGTCGAGCGAGAGGAACGCGGCAACAAGGGCGCGGCGCTGACCACCTTTATCAGCCTCGCCGGTCGTTACCTGGTGCTGATGCCCAACAATCCGCGCGCCGGTGGCGTCTCGCGGCGCATCGAGGGCGAAGAACGCGACGAGATCCGCGAAGCCCTGAGCCAGATCGAGATCCCGCCAGGCATGGGCGTGATCGTGCGCACCGCCGGCGTCGGCAGGTCTCAAGAAGAGCTGCAGTGGGATCTCGATTACCTGACGACCCTCTGGGAGGCGATCCAGCGCGCCAGTGCTGAGAAATCCGCGCCGTTTCTCGTGCATCAGGAAAGCAACGTCATCCTGCGCGCGCTGCGCGATCACCTGCGTAACGACATCGGCGAGATCATGGTCGACGATGCGAGCGTGTTCGCTCAGGCGTCCGAGTTCATGAAGCACGTCATGCCGCACAACCTCAAGAAGCTCAAGCTTTACGAGGATCGCGTGCCGCTGTTCAACCGCTACCAGGTCGAAAGCCAGATCGAATCGGCGTTCGAGCGCATCGTGTATCTGCCCTCCGGCGGTGTGATCGCGATCGATCACACCGAGGCGCTGGAGTCGGTTGACATCAACTCCGCACGCGCCACCAAGGGCGGCGATATCGAAGAGACTGCGCTTAACACAAATCTGGAAGCGGCTGACGAGATCTCGCGCCAGTTGCGGTTGCGCGACGTGGGCGGCCTGATCGTGATCGACTTTATCGATATGGCGTCCGGCAAGAATCAGCGCGAAGTCGAAACCCGCCTGCGCGATGCCCTGCGCCTGGACCGGGCGCGCGTGCAGGTTGGCCGCATTTCGCGCTTCGGGCTGCTGGAAATGTCGCGCCAGCGGCTGCGGCCATCCCTGGGCGAATCCAGCCAGATCGTGTGTCCGCGCTGCTCGGGGCATGGCAACATCCGCGGCGTCGAGTCGCTCGCCCTATCGGTGTTGCGCCTGATGGAAGAAGAAGCGATGAAGGACAAGACCGGCAGAGTGGTCGCGCAGGTGCCGGTGGAGATCACCAGTTTTCTGCTCAACGAAAAGCGCGCCATGATCGCGGATATCGAAAACCGCCATCAGGTGCAGTTGATCGTGGTGCCGAACCCCAATATGGAAACCCCGCATTTTCAGGTTTCACGCTATCGGGCGGACGACGAAGAATTCAAGGGCAAGAGCAGCTACGAACTCGTGACACCCGAAGCGCCGCCCGCGCCACTGCTCGGCCGCCAGCGCGCCGCGTTCGAGACACCGGCGGTGCAGGCGATCGTGCCCACCCATCCCGCGCCGGCGCCCGCGCCCGAGCATCTGCCTGAAAGCATCAAGGACGGGTTTTTCGTACGGCTGTGGCGCAACATGTTCGCGGTCGGCACCGAGACTCCAGCGCCACCTGCGAAGACCGCGGCCAAAGTCGAGTCACGCCGTTCGCCGCGTCCGCACAATGGCCGCTCGCAAACAGGGAGTTCGCGCGCGCGCGGCAAAAACAGTCGGGAGACATCCCGGGAGCCGGCGAAGAGCAAACCGGCGACGAGTGACAGCAACACTAACGAAATCGAACCGCGCAAACCGCCGCAGACCGAGCCAAACACGCAGGAAACGAAACCTTCGTCCGGTAGCCGCCGTCGTAGCCGGGGTGGCGCGCGCAGGCGGCGCAAACCGCAGGATGGCGCACCATCGACACAGAGCGCCGACAAATCGAACCAGTCGAGCGATACATCTGACGCTGGCTCCGGTCCCGTGCCAGGCAATCCTTCCGGGCCGCCACCGGCGCAAGTTGATTCGGGCCACACTTCAGCGCGCGACGAAGAAACTCACAAGGCGCCGCCGGCAACATCTCCAGCGCAACCCGATCGCCCCTCGCAAGAAAGCTCGCCACCAACCCCGGGGGAGCCCGCGGAACGGCCGCAGTCCCCGGAGAAGAAGGTTGACGCCTGA